The genomic interval AGCCCCTCGATCAGCGACGGCTCGCCGTCGTGGTAGCGGTAACCGATCGCCCGGCCGAGCGACCGGTCGGAGTTGATCGCCTGCTTGAGCAGCCTGAGCCGGTTGTCGATCACCTCGGGGCGCTCCATCGGCGCCCACTGGAACGGGGTGTGCGGCTTGGGCACGAAGCCGCCGATCGACACGGTGCAGCGGATGTCCTTGGAGCCGGTGGCGGCCCGGCCGGCCTTGATCACCTCGTGTGCGAGCCGGGCGATCTGGAGGACGTCGGAGTCCTCCTCGGTCGGCAGCCCGCACATGAAGTAGAGCTTCACCTGCCGCCACCCGTTGGTGTAGGCGGTGACCACGGTGCGGATGAGGTCCTCCTCCGACACCATCTTGTTGATCACCTTGCGGATCCGCTCCGAGCCGCCCTCCGGGGCGAAGGTCAGCCCGGTACGCCGGCCGTTGCGGGACAGCTCCTGGGCCAGCTCGATGTTGAACGCGTCGACCCGGGTCGACGGCAGCGAGAGCGAGACGTTCGTGCCCTCGTACTGCTGGGCGAGGCCGGAGCACATGTCGCCGATCTCCGAGTGGTCGGCCGATGACAGCGACAGCAGCCCCACCTCGTGGAAGCCGGAGTATTCCAGGCCGTCCCGCACCATCTGCCCGACGGTGGTGATCGAACGTTCGCGTACCGGCCGGGTGATCATGCCCGCCTGGCAGAACCGGCAACCCCGGGTGCAACCCCGGAAGATCTCCACCGCGTACCGCTCGTGCACGGTCTCGGCGAGCGGCACGATCGGCTTCTTCGGGTACGGCCAGGCGTCCAGGTCCATCGTCGTGCGCTTGTGCACCCGGAACGGCACGTCCGCCCGGTTCGGCACGACCCGCTGGATCCGGCCGTCGGGCAGGTAGTCGACGTCGTAGAAGCGCGGCACGTAGACGCTCTCGGTCCGGGCCAGCCGGAGCAGCAGCTCGTCCCGCCCGCCGGGGCTGCCCTCCTCCTTCCAGACCCGGACGATCTCGGTGATCTCCAGTACGGCTTCCTCGCCGTCGCCGAGCACCGCCGCGTCGATGAAGTCCGCGATCGGTTCCGGGTTGAACGCGGCGTGCCCGCCGGCCACGACCACCGGGTGCGCGTCGGTGCGGTCGGCGGAGAGCAGCGGGATGCCGGCCAGGTCGATCGCGGTGAGCAGGTTGGTGTAGCCCAGCTCGGTGGCGAACGAGATCCCGAAGAGGTCGAAGGCGCCGACCGGCCGGTGCGCCTCGACGGTGAACTGCGGCACGCCCTCGGCGCGCATCAGCCGCTCCAGGTCGGGCCAGACCGCGTACGTCCGCTCGGCCAGTACGTCCGGCAGCTCGTTGAGCACCTCGTAGAGGATCTGCACGCCCTGGTTCGGCAGGCCCACCTCGTACGCGTCCGGATACATCAGCGCCCAACGGACGACCGCCGACTCCCACTCCTTCACCACCGCGCCCAGTTCGCCGCCGACGTACTGGATCGGCTTGCTGACCTGGGGCAGCAGTTGCTCGAGCTGCGGCCAGACCGTCATCGCCGCTGACCTTTCCGCGGCGGACGACGCGGCGCTCATGGAACCTCCCGGGACACTCCGTTGGAACACCAACCATTCAGGGTACGCGCCACCCCCGCACCTCGGCGCGGTAGTCCCCGGGCCCCTCCCGATGCGGTGTTTCCACCGGAACGTGCCACGCACGCCCGCTCGCCGGGATTTCCCCGCCGTCCGAGACGCTCGTACGATCCGGCGTGGAACGACCGATTGGTCGGGCGGTACTAACCTCGGACGGGCGCGAGAGGAGATCCGCACAATGCCCCAGCCCCAGCCGGAGGAGACCGTACCGGCGGGCCGAGTCACGCCGGCCGGACCGCCCCCGGCCGACGGACCGGCGACCGTGGCGTCCGGCGACCAGCACGCCCCGGCCGACGACCAGCACGCCCCGGCCGACGACGAGCACGACGGCCGAGCCGCTGACCAGCAGGAGCGTGCCGCCGCCGACCAGCAGGAACGTGCCGCCACTGACCAGCAGGAACGTGCCGCCGCTGACCGGCAGGGCCGGACCGGCGAGCCGGACGACACGGCCGTGGACGTCCCGGCCGGGCCGGACGGACCCGCCGACGGGTCGGCCGATGTCGACGCCGATATCGACGCCGAGCTCGACCTACCGACCCGGCCCACGCCGCGGTCGCCCGACCCCGCGGCCTCCACCGCCACCTCCACGCTCGCCGAGCCCGACGGGGCGGTGCCACCGCCGCCCGGCCCCGACGAAGGGTCCCCGGCCGAAGGACCGCCGTCCCCGGCCGCCTCCGAAGCTCCCCCGAGCGAGGAAGCGCACTCCACCCCCACCAAACGTGACGTGGCCGAAGAATCGCCCGCCACGGTCGACGGGCCACCATCCCCGGCCGGTGCCCCACCGTCCGCCTCCACGGCCGCTACCAGCCCCGACCGGACCGCCGCCAGCCCCGACCCGACCGCCGTCAGCTCCGACCCGACCGCCGTCAGCTCCGACCGGACCGCCGCCGATTCCGACCCGACCGCCGCCGGCCCCGAGCCGCCGGCCGGGGCCGGTACGCCGGCAACGTCACCGTCGGAGGATGACGAGGCGGCCCCTACCCGGGTCGCGGCGCCGCGCTGGACCGGCTCGGCGGCCGTACCACCGCCCCGGCCGCGCAAGCGTCGCTGGTTCCGGGGCGGCCCCGAGGAGCCCGACGAGGCGGCGGCACCGACGGCGCGCACCCGGCCACCCGATCCGACCCTGCGGATGCCGGCCGTCGAGGCGGACGAGGACGAGATCCCCACCCCGGTCGACCCCTGGGCCGGTGCCGCCGAGGACCCGTGGGCGGCGCACCCGCCGTACCCGCCGGTCGCCGGCCACCCGCCGGCGGCGAGTCATCCACCGGTCGGCTACGACGCGCCGGTCAGCCCACCCCCGGCCCGGCAGTTGCCGGTGACCCGGCGTTTCCCCGCGCCGACCGGCCCACCGCCGCCACCGCCACCGCGCACCGCACCGGCACCGCGCACCGCACCGGCACCGCGCACGCCGCCACCGCCGCAGACTGCGCCACCGCCACCGCCACCGCCACCGCCACCGCCGGCTCGGGCCGCCCGACCGCCGGCCGCGCCCGCGCCCCGGAAGCAGCCGCCGCCACCGCCGGTCGCCCCGCCCCGGCCGGCGAAGCAACGGCGCCGGCCGGAGGCACCACCGGTCCGCAAGGCGCCGCCCGCACCCGTTCCGCCGGTACGCCGACGACGCCGCTGGCCCCGGGTGATGTTCACGCTGACCCTGCTCAGCATCGCCTGCTGCTGCGGCATCCCGGCGTACTACGCCAAGCCGGTCTGGGACCAGTACCCGGCGTCGCCGAAGGATCCCCTGCCCAGTGAGGTACTCGACCTGCGGCTGCTGGACAACGCGTCCGGCCGGCAGACCGCCGAGCAGTTGAAGCAGGAGGTCCAGGGGCGGAACTGGTTCAACGGCGGCGAGGCGTTCGCCGGGGTCTACCGGGCCTCGAACGGCAAGCGGGTGGTCATCTTCGGCAGTACCGGTTTCCGGCTCAGTCCGGAGTCGGCGGTGCAGGAGGAGGTCACCCGGCTCCAGGACGAGTACGGGGTCGCCTCGGTCGAGTCGGTGCCGACCGGCGTACGCGGCGAGTACCGCAGCTGCGGCACGGGCCGGGCCGACGGTGACGAGGTGGTGGTCTGCACCTGGGCGGACCACGGCAGCCTGGCCACCGCCCTATTCACCCGACTGTCGATAGCGGACAGCTCCGAGCTGCTGACCACGCTGCGGGAGAACATCATCGAGCGGGACCCGGTCGGCTCCGGCGGCGGCAGCCCCAGCACGGGCTGAGCCGGCCGACGCCCAGCGGCGGCGGACGGACGGGGGTCTACGAGCCGCCGTTCTCCGCCGCGTTGCGGGCCGGCGCGTACCGGGGCACGTACTCCTGCCCGGTCAGCTTCTGGATCTCCGCCATGATCTCGTCGGTGATCTGCCGCAACGAGGTACGGTCCGTCGGGCGGCCGACGAACTCCATCGGCTTGCCGAACCGGATGGTCACCTTTCCGGTGCCCAGCCGGGGCAACCGGGCCCCGATCGGCTGGACCCGTTCGGTGCCGATCACACCGACCGGGATCACCGGCACCTCGGCGGCGAGGGCCAGCCGGGCCACCCCGGTACGCCCCCGGTAGAGCCGGCCGTCCGGCGACCGGGTGCCCTCCGGGTAGATCGCCACCAGGTCACCGGCGCGGAGCACCGGGATCGCCCCGTCGAACGCCGAGAGTGCGGCTCGGCCGCCGGCCCGTTCCACCCGGATCGCACCGAGCCCGCTGATCACCGACCGGGTGATCCAGCCGCGCACCCCGGTACCGGTGAAATACTCGGCCTTGGCCCAGAAGGCGAGGTGCCGGGGCACCACCGAGCCGAGGAACAGCTCGTCGGCGACCGAGAGGTGGTTGCCCGCGAAGATCGCGCCGCCGGTCGCGGGGACGTTCTCCAGGCCCTCCACGGTCGGACGCCAGGCAACCCGCATCGCGGTGCCGACGGTGTACTGGCCGATGGTGTAGAGCAGCGGCACGGGACCTCCGGCGGTCGAGGTAGTGGGGCGCTGTCACGTTAACCGACGGCCGACCGGTCCGCGTAGGTGACCGTCTCGATCACCCACCCGGACCGGTCGGACCGCACCCGGCAACGCTCAGCGCGACGGACCGCTCAGCGGCGGCGTACCGCCACCGTCACCCGGTCGCCCTCGCCGACCTCACCGGCGAAGCCGTCGACCCCCTCGGCGAAGCCGGCGGAGTCGGCCTGGTCGGCGAAGCCGATCGAGTCGGCCAGCACCTCCCGGGCCACGAAGTCCCGGTACGCCTCGACCGCCGAGACGACCTCCGCCGGAGCGGCGAGCAGCACCTCAATCCGGTCCGACACGTCCAGCCCGGCGTCGCGGCGGGCCTGCTGCACCACCCGTACGACGTCCCGGGCCAGGCCCTCGGCGGCGAGTTCCGGGGTGACGGCGGTGTCCAGCACCACCACGCCCTCCCCGCCGGGCAGCGGCGCGGAGTGCTCGGCGTCGGCGGGGACCAGCTTCAGCTCGTACTCGCCCTCCTCCAGCCGGACCCCGGCCGCCTCCGGTACCCCGTCCACCAGCGTCCAGTCGCCGGCCTTGACCGCCTTGATCACGGTCTGCACCTGCTTGCCGACCCGGGGGCCGAGCGCCCGGGGCACCACCGTGAGCACCTGCTGGCAGTAGCTGGCCAGCTCGTCGCTGAAGGTGACCGCCTTGACGTTCACCTCGTCGGCGACCAGGTCGGCGAAGGGCCGCAGGGTGGCCGCGGCCGGGCTGGCCACGGTCAGCGACGACAGCGGCAGCCGGACCCGCAGCCCCTTTGCCTTGCGCAGCGAGAGCGCCGCCGAGGCGACCGCCCGGGTGGCGTCCATCGCGGCGACCAGCTCGTGGTCGGCCGGGAACTCGGCGGCCTCCGGCCAGTCGGTCAGGTGCACCGACCGCTCGCCGGTGAGTCCGCGCCAGACCTCCTCGGCGGTCAGCGGGGCCAGCGGGGCCAGCACCCGGCTAACCGTCTCCAGCACCGTGTAGAGGGTGTCGAAGGCGTCCCGGTCGCCGGACCAGAACCGGTCCCGGGACCGTCGGACGTACCAGTTGGTCAGCGCGTCGAGGAAGGAGCGGACCGTGCCGCAGGCGCCGGAGATGTCGTAGACGTCGAGCTGCCCCTGTACCGCCTCGACCAGCTCCCGGGTCTTGGCCAGCACGTACCGGTCGAGCAGGTGCGTCGAGTCGGTACGCCGGACGGCCTGGTAACCCTCCGCGTTGGCGTAGAGCGAGAAGAAGTACCAGACGTTCCAGTACGGCAGCAGCACCTGGCGTACCGAGTCCCGGATCGTCGTCTCGCTGACCACCACGTCGCCGCCGCGCAGCACCGGCGAGGACATCAGCGTCCAGCGCATCGCGTCCGAGCCGTAGCTGTCGAACATCTCGTAGACGTCCGGATAGTTGCGCAGGCTCTTGGACATCTTGCGCCCGTCCGAGCCGAGCACGATGCCGTGCACCACGGCGTTGCGGAACGCCGGCCGGTCGAAGAGCGCGGTCGCCAGCACGTGCATGGTGTAGAACCAGCCGCGCACCTGCGGGACGTACTCGACGATGAAGTCCCCGGGGTAGTGGTGCTCGAACCACTCGCGGTTCTCGAACGGGTAGTGCACCTGGGCGAACGGCATCGAACCGGACTCGAACCAGCAGTCCAGTACCTCCGGCACCCGGCGCATGGTGGAGCGCCCGGTCGGGTCGTCCGGGTTGGGCCGGGTCAGCTCGTCGATGCCGGGCCGGTGCAGGTCGGTGACCTTGACCCCGAAGTCGGCCTCCAGCTCGGCGAGCGAGCCGTAGACGTCGACCCGTGGATACTGCGGGTCGTCCGACTTCCAGACCGGGATCGGCGAGCCCCAGAACCGGTTCCGGCTGATCGACCAGTCCCGGGCGTTCGCCAGCCACTTGCCGAACGAGCCGTCCCGGACGTGCCCCGGAGTCCAGCTGATCTGCTGGTTCAGCTCCAGCATCCGGTCCTTGACCTTGGTGACGGCCACGAACCAGGAGGAGACCGCCTTGTAGACCAGCGGGGTGTCGCAGCGCCAGCAGTGCGGGTACGCGTGGGTGTAGGTGTCCTGCCGGAGCACCACCCCGCGCTCCTTCAGCTCCCGGATCACCGACTTGTTGACGTCGAAGACCTGCTCACCCTGGTACGGCGGGACCAGCGCGGTGAACCGGGTGTGGTCGTCCACGGTCACCACGGTCGGGATGCCGGCCGCGTTGCACGCCTTCTGGTCGTCCTCGCCGAAGGCCGGGGCCAGGTGCACCACCCCGGTACCGTCCTCGGTGGTGACGAACTCCGCGCCGAGCACCTGGTAGGCGTTCGGCCCGCCCTGGTCGACGAGGAAGTCGTAGAGCGGGGTGTAGCGGCGGCCGACCAGGTCCCGGCCGTGCACCGTGCCGAGCTGGGTGTAACCGTCCAGCTCCTTCGCGTACGCCCCGAGCCGGGCGGCGCCGACGACGTAGCGCTGGCCGTCCCGCTCCAGCACCGCGTACTCGATGTCCGGGCCGACCGCGAGCGCCAGGTTCGACGGCAGCGTCCACGGCGTGGTGGTCCAGACCCCGACCCGGACCGGCCCGCGCAGCGGCTCCGGGGCGCCCTCGTCCGGGGTCAGCTCGAACCAGACGGTCAGGGTCGGGTCGTGCCGGTCCCGGTAGACGTCGTCCATCCGGGTCTCGGTGTTCGACAGCGGGGTCTCGCAGCGCCAGCAGTACGCCAGCACGCTGAACCCCTCGTAGACCAGCCCCTTGTCGTGGAGCTGGCGGAACGCCCACATGACGCTCTCCATGTAGCTGAGGTCGAGCGTCTTGTAGTCGTTGCCGAAGTCGACCCACCGGGCCTGCCGGTTGACGTACCGCTCCCAGTCCCGGGTGTAGGCCAGCACCGACGTCCGGCAGGCGTCGTTGAACCGCCCGACACCGAGGTCGAGGATCTCCGCCTTGGTGGTGATGCCGAGCTGCTTCTCCGCCTCCACCTCGGCCGGCAGGCCGTGGCAGTCCCAGCCGAAGCGGCGCTCCACCCGCCGGCCGCGCATCGTCTGGTATCTCGGCACCAGGTCCTTGACGTAGCCGGTCAGCAGGTGGCCGTAGTGCGGCAGGCCGTTGGCGAACGGCGGGCCGTCGTAGAAGACGTATTCGTTGGCGCCGTTCGGGCCGGGGTCGCGGCCCTCGACGCTGGCCTCGAAGGTCTTGTCGGCCACCCAGTGGTCGAGCACGCGCTGCTCGACCGTCGGCAGCTCCGGACTGGCCGGCACGCCCGTGCCGGCGGGGGCGTTCTTCGGGTACGCCATCGCGGGTCGTTCTCCTCGTCGCAGCTCACTGACCGTGGTCTGCGAGGACGAGCCCTGGTACGCCGGAAGCCGGCGCGGCCGTGGGCCCGCGGTACCACCCCGCTTGGTGGTCGGGAATCGACCACCCGCTCGTTGGCCGGCTGTGACGGGCCGGTCCCGTCCGGTTCTACTGGGGTGTTTCCACCTGTTCTTCCGGAGGCTCGCCGGTGATGGCCGGGTCGACGCCTGTGCCCGTCAACGATACTCGACCGTCGCTGCGGCTCCCACCCGATATCCCCGGCCGGGCGCCGGCCGGCGGCACCCCCGTCCCCGCCGTCCGGGCAGCGCCGCCCCGAGCACGGCGGTTACGCTGCCCGGACGGCACGGATCGGGGGACGGATGCGTACGGCACCAGCGCTGGCGGTCGGGACGGCGCTGCTCGCCCTCGTCGCCTGTACCCCGCAGCCCGGTACGGCCCAGCCCAGCCGCCCGGTGCCACCGACTCCACCGCCGGCCTCGACGGCGCCGCCCAGCGTGGCGCCGGGGCCGCCATACCAGCCCGAGGCGGTGCTCGCCGCCCTGGCGACCACGGTCCGGTCCCGGGGCACCGTGCCGCCGCCGTCGCTTCTCGCCGAGGACGAACTCGCCTCGGTGCAGATCACCCCGTGCCGGTTGTTCACCGCCGAGGCGCGCCCCGGGGAGTCGTTCACGCCGCCACTGCCGATCTTCGCCGGGCTGGTCGAGGTCAACCCGATCGCCTCGTTCACCTCGGTCGAGCGGGCGACCACGATCATGGAGGTCACGGTGACCGGGTTCGCCAGCGCGGCGGCGGCGGAGCGGGTCGCCGACCGGGCCCGCTCGGCCCGGTGCACCCCTGGGTTCACCCTGAGCTACACCACCACCGACGCCCGCCGGGCCACCGACGTGATCCGGATCGGCGCCAGCCGGGCCCGGCTGACCACCGGTACGGCCCTCGGCCCGCACCCCGAGCAGGGCTTCGGCTTCGTACCCGGCGAGGCGCGCCTGCTCCTCGCACACGGCCCGCTGCTGCTCACCGTCGGGGTACTCAGGCTCTGGCAGGGCAGCACCGGCCCCGAGGTCACCGCGATGGCCCGGCGGACCGCGATCGAGGTCGCCACGGCGGCGCTCAGGGCACTGCCGCTGACCGGCACACCCACCACCCCGGCCGCCACCCCCTCCTGACCGGGCCGGTCCCGACCGGGCCGACCGCCAGCGGGCCGACCGCCAGCGGGCCGACCGCCAGCGGGCCGACCGCCAGCGGGCCGATCGCCAGCAGGCTGATCACCAGCGGGCGGTTCGCCAGCGGGCTGACCGCCAGCGGGGCGCGGGCGGACCGTCGCCGGGGCGCCCGGGCCGCCGGCCGGTCAGGTCAACTCGGGGAACCAGAGTGCGATCTCCCGGCGGGCGGTCTCGACCGAGTCGGCCGCGTGCACCAGGTTCTCCCGGGACGAGCAGGCCAGGTCGCCACGGATCGTGCCGGCGACCGCCCGACGCCCGTCGGTCGCGCCGACCAGCCCACGGACCATCCCGACCGCGCCGGAGCCGGAGAGCACCAGCGCGACCAGCGGCCCGGAGGTGATGAACTCCCGCAGCGCCGGATAGAACGGCTGGCCCACGTGCTCGGCGTAGTGCAGATCGGCGAGCCGGTCGTCCATCCGGCGCAGCGCCATGGCGTCGATGCCGAGGCCCTTGCGCTCGAACCGGCCGAGGATCTCGCTTACCAGCCGGCGCCGTACCGCGTCGGGCTTGATCAACACGAGGGTACGCTCGGCGGAACCGCTGCTGACCACGGAAGACCCCTCGGTACGGCCGGAGAGCTGGGCAGGGCCAGCGTATGTCGGCGCCCAGCGGCCCCGACGCCGGAGTCGACCCGGACCGGCCGGTCGGCACGTTGGGCCGGCGTACGACCGGACCGATCGGGCGACGGGGGCCGCGTACCGGCCTCGGGTCGTTCCATTCCCGCCAGATCCGGCCTAGCCTGGCCTTAACCAGGGAGGTCCACTGTGGCAGATGGTCGTCGCCGCCAGGTCGCGCCGGTGCGCAAGCTGGTCGCCGCTGTGCTGGGCACCTTCGCCACCTTCGTCATCCTGTTCGGCTTCGGGATGCGCAGTTGGGCGATCGCCGTACTCGGGGTGGCACTGCTCGCCCTGGCCATCGCGCTCGTCGCGGTCACCGCCGTACGCAGCGGTCCCCGGGCCTGGGTGACCGGCATCGGACACGTACACAGCGTCACCGAGCCGCCCGCCTCGTCGACCTTCGGCCGCTGCGAACTTCAGATCGTGATCGACGCGCCCGGGGTGCCGGGCCGGTCGGTGCGGATCCGCGATCCCCGGGTACCGGTGTCGAAGTGGCCGGATCCCGGCGCCACTCTCCCGATCATGGTGGCGATCGACGACCAGCGGCACGTCCGGATCCTCTGGGACGAGGTGTTGACCCACGCCGAGGCGGCGGCCGGCGGCGACCTGCCGCCGGAGTTCAACGACTTCGACCCGGTCGACGACGACATCCTGATCGGGCAGGAGGCGCCGCCGTGGGCCCGGGGTGGACGGGACGACCCGTACGCCGCCGCACCGCCCGGTGGCCCGCCGGTCGGCGACCCCCTGACCGAGGACGATCTCGCCCCGCTCCGGGACGATCTGGAGCCGCTCCGGGACGACCGGGCAACGCCCCGCGAGGAGCCGGTAGTGATGCGGCAGACCCCCGGCGGAACGATCGTGCTGGAGGGGACCCTGGTCGACCCGCCCTCCACCGCGCCGCTGCCCCGCCGTTCCCGGCCGACCCCGGGCCCGGGCGGCCGGACCCGCCGACCCCGCCCCGGCCCGACTCCGACCCCGACCGCCACCGGTCCGGCCCCGGCCGCTGCCGGACCCGTCCCCGACGCGCCACCGGCGCCGCACCCGACCGAGCCCGACGTCCCGCCGACGGAGGCCGGTGGCGGTGACACACCCGACGACGGCACCGGGCGGCGGCCCGGGACTCCCCCGATTCCGGGGGCCCGGTCCGGTGGCAGCCCGGGGAGGGCTGCGGCACCGGCCGATCCGGATTGGGAAGCACCCGGCCCGGCCCCGGTGACCCCGGAACCCACCAAGACCGACGCCGCCCGCTCGGGCGCTGCCGCGGACGACTCCGGCCCCCGCTCCGCCGGCCCGGCCGGCAGCTCGTACGACGAGTCGTACGACGAGATCGACATCCCACTCGACGACCCCGACCCGGCCCCCGTCCCCGACCGCGCCTCCGCGGCGGACCTGGACCAAGACCGGGACCGCGACCTGGACCGCGATCTGGACCAGGAGCCGGATCTCGACCCGCGAGCCGGCGCGGCGTCGTCGTCCGGCGACCAGGTGGCCGACCCGGACGACGAGGCGATCCTGGCGGACCTGATCGCCACCCAGCCGCCGGCCCGGCTCGGCGGGTCCGGGCCGATCGCCGGGGTCGGGATCACCCTGCTGGTCACCGACCTCGAACGGTCGATCGCGTTCTACCGGGACCTGCTCGGCTTCTTCGAGATCGACGGTGGCGAGGGCAACGCCATCCTCGCCTCCGGCGCGACTCGGCTGGTGCTGCGGGCGATCCGTGAGGTGGCGCCGATCAACCGGCGGCTGGTCCACCTCAACCTGGAGGTGAACGACGTGACCGCCGTCTACGAGGAACTCCTCGGCAAGGGCGTGAAGTTCACCTACGCTCCCCGGGCGGTCAACCGGGGCGCCAAACTCGAACTCTGGGCCGCCGCGTTCCGGGACCCGGACGGGCACGGGATCGCGCTCACCCAGTGGCGGAGCCGGGCCACCGGCTGAGCCGTACGCGGTGCGCCGGCCGCCGCCCGGGTCAACCGAGGATGACCCGCCGGACGTGCAGCACGTACGCCCAGACGGCGGCGAAGATCAGCCCCAGCGCGCCGAGTGACCAATGCAGGAAGCCGGCGAGCAGCAGCAGCCCCTGTAGGACGGTGGCGGCGTGCCAGGCCCACGGCCGGCGCAGACACCCCGCCAGTACGGCCGCCAACACCGCGAGCCCGACGACCACCCCGATGGCAGCGCCGCCCAGGTCGCCGCCGAGGAGTCGGATCGGTTGGATCGCCAGCAGCAGCACCAGCGTCTCGACGCTCAGCGTCAGGGCGCCGAGGCCGCGTACCGCCCGCCCCGGGTCCCGCAGTCCGGAGGGCCGACCACCGGGGGTACCCGGTGAGCCGCCGTCGTCGACGCGGCCGGCCGTACCCGTCGGACCGCCGCCGTCGACGCGGCCCGCCGCACCCGTCTGATCGCCGCCGTCGACGCGGCCCGCCGCACCCGTCTGATCCGGGCCGTCGACGGCCCGGTCGGCCGGGTTGACCGCCTCGTCCGGCGCGCTCATCGCTTCAGCAGCCGTCGCGCGTCGGCCACGGTCACCACCGAGCCGGTGACCAGCACACCCACCCCGCTCAGCTCGCCCTGCACGTCGGATTCGGCCAGCGCCACGGCGGCCTCGATCGCGTCCGGCAGTTCCTCGGCCACCTCGACCCGGTC from Plantactinospora sp. BC1 carries:
- a CDS encoding VOC family protein, producing MADGRRRQVAPVRKLVAAVLGTFATFVILFGFGMRSWAIAVLGVALLALAIALVAVTAVRSGPRAWVTGIGHVHSVTEPPASSTFGRCELQIVIDAPGVPGRSVRIRDPRVPVSKWPDPGATLPIMVAIDDQRHVRILWDEVLTHAEAAAGGDLPPEFNDFDPVDDDILIGQEAPPWARGGRDDPYAAAPPGGPPVGDPLTEDDLAPLRDDLEPLRDDRATPREEPVVMRQTPGGTIVLEGTLVDPPSTAPLPRRSRPTPGPGGRTRRPRPGPTPTPTATGPAPAAAGPVPDAPPAPHPTEPDVPPTEAGGGDTPDDGTGRRPGTPPIPGARSGGSPGRAAAPADPDWEAPGPAPVTPEPTKTDAARSGAAADDSGPRSAGPAGSSYDESYDEIDIPLDDPDPAPVPDRASAADLDQDRDRDLDRDLDQEPDLDPRAGAASSSGDQVADPDDEAILADLIATQPPARLGGSGPIAGVGITLLVTDLERSIAFYRDLLGFFEIDGGEGNAILASGATRLVLRAIREVAPINRRLVHLNLEVNDVTAVYEELLGKGVKFTYAPRAVNRGAKLELWAAAFRDPDGHGIALTQWRSRATG
- a CDS encoding 1-acyl-sn-glycerol-3-phosphate acyltransferase, which codes for MPLLYTIGQYTVGTAMRVAWRPTVEGLENVPATGGAIFAGNHLSVADELFLGSVVPRHLAFWAKAEYFTGTGVRGWITRSVISGLGAIRVERAGGRAALSAFDGAIPVLRAGDLVAIYPEGTRSPDGRLYRGRTGVARLALAAEVPVIPVGVIGTERVQPIGARLPRLGTGKVTIRFGKPMEFVGRPTDRTSLRQITDEIMAEIQKLTGQEYVPRYAPARNAAENGGS
- the ileS gene encoding isoleucine--tRNA ligase, giving the protein MAYPKNAPAGTGVPASPELPTVEQRVLDHWVADKTFEASVEGRDPGPNGANEYVFYDGPPFANGLPHYGHLLTGYVKDLVPRYQTMRGRRVERRFGWDCHGLPAEVEAEKQLGITTKAEILDLGVGRFNDACRTSVLAYTRDWERYVNRQARWVDFGNDYKTLDLSYMESVMWAFRQLHDKGLVYEGFSVLAYCWRCETPLSNTETRMDDVYRDRHDPTLTVWFELTPDEGAPEPLRGPVRVGVWTTTPWTLPSNLALAVGPDIEYAVLERDGQRYVVGAARLGAYAKELDGYTQLGTVHGRDLVGRRYTPLYDFLVDQGGPNAYQVLGAEFVTTEDGTGVVHLAPAFGEDDQKACNAAGIPTVVTVDDHTRFTALVPPYQGEQVFDVNKSVIRELKERGVVLRQDTYTHAYPHCWRCDTPLVYKAVSSWFVAVTKVKDRMLELNQQISWTPGHVRDGSFGKWLANARDWSISRNRFWGSPIPVWKSDDPQYPRVDVYGSLAELEADFGVKVTDLHRPGIDELTRPNPDDPTGRSTMRRVPEVLDCWFESGSMPFAQVHYPFENREWFEHHYPGDFIVEYVPQVRGWFYTMHVLATALFDRPAFRNAVVHGIVLGSDGRKMSKSLRNYPDVYEMFDSYGSDAMRWTLMSSPVLRGGDVVVSETTIRDSVRQVLLPYWNVWYFFSLYANAEGYQAVRRTDSTHLLDRYVLAKTRELVEAVQGQLDVYDISGACGTVRSFLDALTNWYVRRSRDRFWSGDRDAFDTLYTVLETVSRVLAPLAPLTAEEVWRGLTGERSVHLTDWPEAAEFPADHELVAAMDATRAVASAALSLRKAKGLRVRLPLSSLTVASPAAATLRPFADLVADEVNVKAVTFSDELASYCQQVLTVVPRALGPRVGKQVQTVIKAVKAGDWTLVDGVPEAAGVRLEEGEYELKLVPADAEHSAPLPGGEGVVVLDTAVTPELAAEGLARDVVRVVQQARRDAGLDVSDRIEVLLAAPAEVVSAVEAYRDFVAREVLADSIGFADQADSAGFAEGVDGFAGEVGEGDRVTVAVRRR
- the ndk gene encoding nucleoside-diphosphate kinase, with the translated sequence MVSSGSAERTLVLIKPDAVRRRLVSEILGRFERKGLGIDAMALRRMDDRLADLHYAEHVGQPFYPALREFITSGPLVALVLSGSGAVGMVRGLVGATDGRRAVAGTIRGDLACSSRENLVHAADSVETARREIALWFPELT
- a CDS encoding TIGR03960 family B12-binding radical SAM protein, which codes for MSAASSAAERSAAMTVWPQLEQLLPQVSKPIQYVGGELGAVVKEWESAVVRWALMYPDAYEVGLPNQGVQILYEVLNELPDVLAERTYAVWPDLERLMRAEGVPQFTVEAHRPVGAFDLFGISFATELGYTNLLTAIDLAGIPLLSADRTDAHPVVVAGGHAAFNPEPIADFIDAAVLGDGEEAVLEITEIVRVWKEEGSPGGRDELLLRLARTESVYVPRFYDVDYLPDGRIQRVVPNRADVPFRVHKRTTMDLDAWPYPKKPIVPLAETVHERYAVEIFRGCTRGCRFCQAGMITRPVRERSITTVGQMVRDGLEYSGFHEVGLLSLSSADHSEIGDMCSGLAQQYEGTNVSLSLPSTRVDAFNIELAQELSRNGRRTGLTFAPEGGSERIRKVINKMVSEEDLIRTVVTAYTNGWRQVKLYFMCGLPTEEDSDVLQIARLAHEVIKAGRAATGSKDIRCTVSIGGFVPKPHTPFQWAPMERPEVIDNRLRLLKQAINSDRSLGRAIGYRYHDGEPSLIEGLLSRGDRRVGAVIRRVWENGGRFDGWSEHFSYRRWVDAAAEVLPTFGVDLDWYTVREREQTEVLPWDHLDSGLDKDWLWQDWQDALTEYEQDDCRWTPCFDCGVCPSMDTEIQIGPTGKKLLPLTPVNTGLRLPAGTGH
- a CDS encoding DUF4233 domain-containing protein, with the protein product MSAPDEAVNPADRAVDGPDQTGAAGRVDGGDQTGAAGRVDGGGPTGTAGRVDDGGSPGTPGGRPSGLRDPGRAVRGLGALTLSVETLVLLLAIQPIRLLGGDLGGAAIGVVVGLAVLAAVLAGCLRRPWAWHAATVLQGLLLLAGFLHWSLGALGLIFAAVWAYVLHVRRVILG